A DNA window from Citrobacter tructae contains the following coding sequences:
- a CDS encoding exoribonuclease II, with amino-acid sequence MLQDNPLLAQLKQQLHSQTPRAEGVVKATEKGFGFLEVDAQKSYFIPPPQMKKVMHGDRIVAVIHSEKDRESAEPEELVEPFLTRFVGKVQGKNDRLSIVPDHPLLKDAIPCRAARGVEHEFKEGDWAVAEMRRHPLKGDRTFYAELTQFITFADDHFVPWWVTLARHNLEKEAPDGVATEMLDEGLERQDLTALNFVTIDSASTEDMDDALYAEELPDGKLQLTVAIADPTAWIAEGSKLDNAAKIRAFTNYLPGFNIPMLPRELSDDLCSLRANEVRPVLACRMTITADGAIDDDITFFTATIKSKAKLAYDNVSDWLEGNNGWQPENDAIAEQIRLLQRICLSRGEWRHNHALVFKDRPDYRFVLGEKGEVLDIVAEPRRIANRIVEESMIAANICAARVLRDKLGFGIYNVHMGFDPANAEALAALLKTHGMHVDAEEVLTLEGFCKLRRELDAQPSGFLDSRIRRFQSYAEISTEPGPHFGLGLEAYATWTSPIRKYGDMINHRLLKAVIKGETIARPQDDITVQMAERRRLNRMAERDVGDWLYARFLSDKAGTDARFAAEIIDVSRGGMRVRLVDNGAVAFIPAPFLHAVRDELVCSQESGTVQIKGEVVYKVTDVIDVTIAEVRMETRSVIARPAA; translated from the coding sequence ATGCTTCAGGACAACCCGCTGCTAGCGCAGCTTAAACAGCAACTACATTCCCAGACGCCGCGTGCTGAAGGGGTGGTAAAAGCCACGGAAAAAGGCTTTGGCTTCCTGGAAGTCGATGCACAAAAAAGCTATTTCATTCCACCGCCGCAGATGAAAAAAGTGATGCATGGTGACCGCATTGTCGCGGTGATCCATAGCGAAAAAGATCGCGAGTCTGCCGAGCCGGAAGAGCTGGTCGAACCGTTCCTGACTCGTTTCGTGGGTAAAGTTCAGGGCAAGAACGATCGTCTGTCCATTGTGCCAGATCACCCGTTACTGAAAGACGCTATCCCCTGTCGTGCCGCTCGCGGCGTGGAACACGAATTTAAAGAAGGTGACTGGGCCGTCGCGGAAATGCGTCGCCATCCGCTTAAAGGCGACCGCACCTTCTACGCTGAATTAACCCAGTTCATCACCTTTGCAGACGATCATTTCGTCCCATGGTGGGTCACGTTGGCACGCCATAACCTCGAAAAAGAAGCTCCGGACGGCGTAGCCACCGAGATGCTGGATGAAGGCCTGGAGCGTCAGGATCTCACCGCACTCAATTTCGTCACTATTGACAGTGCCAGCACTGAAGACATGGACGATGCGCTGTACGCTGAAGAACTGCCGGATGGCAAACTGCAATTAACCGTCGCGATTGCCGATCCTACCGCCTGGATTGCCGAAGGCAGCAAGTTGGATAACGCCGCGAAAATTCGCGCGTTCACCAACTATCTACCGGGCTTCAATATCCCGATGTTGCCGCGTGAACTGTCGGATGACCTGTGCTCACTGCGTGCTAACGAAGTGCGTCCGGTGCTGGCCTGTCGCATGACCATTACAGCTGACGGTGCTATTGATGATGACATCACCTTCTTCACGGCGACCATCAAATCCAAAGCGAAACTGGCCTATGACAACGTGTCTGACTGGCTGGAAGGTAATAATGGCTGGCAGCCCGAAAACGACGCCATTGCCGAGCAAATCCGTCTGCTGCAACGTATCTGCCTGAGTCGTGGCGAGTGGCGTCATAACCATGCACTGGTGTTTAAAGATCGCCCGGATTATCGTTTTGTATTGGGTGAAAAAGGTGAAGTGCTGGATATCGTTGCTGAGCCTCGCCGCATTGCTAACCGTATCGTGGAAGAGTCCATGATTGCGGCAAACATCTGCGCCGCGCGCGTTCTTCGCGACAAGCTGGGCTTCGGGATTTATAACGTACACATGGGATTCGACCCGGCGAATGCTGAAGCGTTGGCCGCGCTGCTGAAAACTCATGGTATGCACGTTGATGCTGAAGAAGTGTTAACGCTGGAAGGCTTCTGCAAGCTGCGTCGTGAACTGGATGCTCAGCCTTCCGGTTTCCTCGATAGCCGCATTCGCCGTTTCCAGTCCTACGCTGAAATCAGTACCGAGCCAGGCCCGCACTTCGGACTGGGTCTGGAGGCTTATGCCACATGGACCTCCCCTATCCGTAAGTATGGCGATATGATCAACCACCGCCTGCTGAAAGCCGTGATTAAAGGCGAAACCATTGCCCGTCCACAGGACGATATCACGGTACAGATGGCAGAGCGCCGTCGCCTGAACCGGATGGCAGAACGTGACGTTGGCGACTGGCTGTACGCCCGTTTCCTGAGTGACAAAGCCGGTACCGACGCCCGTTTTGCCGCCGAAATTATCGACGTCAGCCGCGGTGGAATGCGCGTGCGTTTAGTCGATAATGGCGCTGTCGCCTTTATTCCTGCGCCATTCCTGCACGCCGTCCGTGATGAACTGGTTTGTAGCCAGGAGAGTGGTACGGTGCAGATCAAAGGCGAAGTGGTTTACAAGGTCACTGATGTGATTGATGTAACCATCGCCGAAGTGCGGATGGAAACCCGCAGCGTAATCGCTCGCCCAGCCGCATAG
- a CDS encoding carboxymuconolactone decarboxylase family protein, translating into MEQRRIEGKSHWYHETQSSTYPQDVLPLVPEAANVEDSFLLDMAIPEVALLPFQSWLEPARELAHFLFPADVALNQLHTFSAYERMSTALTVAQVYGIQRLCNHYAARLTPLPGPDSSRESNHRLAQITQYARQLASSPAVINARDRQHLDDVGLTTCDIILINQIIGFVGFQARVVAILQAYFGHPVRRIPGLDIQQYAQASIFSNADAQWHAAVFPVEIIPPRESLPDSNNQNGRIPELHALAPMLAHSPTVLALLRSLLTSTLCTDTQSRALSLAALLTSRINGSVACFNEQARAAHQLTDIITILRLDERELQRWEQRHPVERITLQAVQWLTRAPDRFSAALLTPLFEQGVSSEQVINLLVWSGLCGWLNRLKIALGETH; encoded by the coding sequence ATGGAACAACGCCGAATTGAAGGCAAAAGCCACTGGTATCATGAAACGCAGTCCAGCACCTATCCGCAAGATGTTCTCCCGCTAGTGCCAGAAGCGGCAAACGTCGAAGACAGTTTTTTGCTGGACATGGCGATACCCGAAGTCGCGCTGTTACCCTTTCAGTCCTGGTTAGAACCTGCCCGTGAACTTGCTCACTTTCTCTTTCCTGCTGATGTTGCGCTGAATCAGTTGCATACATTCAGCGCCTATGAACGCATGAGTACCGCCTTAACCGTCGCTCAGGTTTACGGCATCCAGCGGTTGTGTAACCATTACGCGGCACGTTTGACTCCACTTCCTGGTCCGGATTCCTCCCGCGAGAGCAATCATCGGCTGGCGCAAATTACCCAGTATGCCCGCCAGCTTGCCAGCTCTCCGGCAGTCATCAATGCACGTGATCGCCAGCATCTCGATGACGTTGGGTTAACGACCTGCGATATCATCCTGATCAATCAGATAATCGGCTTTGTCGGATTTCAGGCCCGAGTCGTGGCGATCCTTCAGGCTTATTTTGGTCACCCTGTGCGTCGAATACCGGGCCTTGATATTCAGCAATACGCGCAGGCATCGATATTTAGTAATGCCGATGCCCAATGGCATGCGGCCGTATTCCCGGTTGAAATCATTCCTCCTCGCGAGTCATTGCCAGACAGCAATAACCAAAATGGACGTATCCCGGAATTACACGCACTTGCGCCCATGCTGGCACATTCACCGACGGTACTGGCTTTACTCCGGTCATTGCTGACCAGTACGCTATGTACAGATACACAATCGAGGGCACTTTCTCTCGCCGCGCTGCTGACATCACGCATTAACGGCAGCGTCGCCTGCTTTAATGAACAGGCTCGCGCTGCACATCAACTGACCGACATCATCACGATACTGCGTCTGGATGAACGCGAATTGCAGCGTTGGGAGCAACGACATCCGGTTGAGCGCATCACTCTACAAGCAGTACAATGGCTAACCCGGGCGCCCGACCGTTTTAGCGCCGCACTGTTAACCCCGTTATTTGAACAGGGTGTCTCATCGGAACAGGTTATTAACTTACTGGTCTGGAGCGGATTGTGCGGATGGTTGAATCGCTTGAAAATCGCTCTGGGCGAGACTCATTAA
- the fabI gene encoding enoyl-ACP reductase FabI produces MGFLSGKRILVTGLASKLSIAYGIAQAMHREGAELAFTYQNDKLKGRVEEFAAQLGSNIVLPCDVAEDASIDTMFAELGKTWEKFDGFVHSIGFAPADQLDGDYVNAVTREGFKIAHDISAYSFVAMAKACRTMLNPGSALLTLSYLGAERAIPNYNVMGLAKASLEANVRYMANAMGPEGVRVNAISAGPIRTLAASGIKDFRKMLAHCEAVTPIRRTVTIEDVGNSAAFLCSDLSAGISGEVVHVDGGFSIAAMNELELK; encoded by the coding sequence ATGGGTTTTCTTTCCGGTAAGCGCATTCTGGTGACCGGTCTTGCCAGTAAATTGTCCATCGCCTACGGTATCGCTCAGGCGATGCACCGCGAGGGGGCTGAACTGGCGTTCACCTACCAGAACGACAAACTGAAAGGCCGCGTGGAAGAATTTGCAGCTCAACTGGGTTCCAACATCGTCCTGCCGTGTGATGTGGCTGAAGACGCCAGCATCGACACCATGTTCGCTGAGCTGGGCAAAACCTGGGAGAAATTCGACGGTTTCGTACACTCCATCGGTTTCGCACCGGCTGACCAGCTGGATGGCGACTATGTGAATGCGGTAACCCGCGAAGGCTTTAAAATCGCTCATGACATCAGCGCCTACAGCTTTGTTGCGATGGCAAAAGCCTGCCGCACAATGCTGAACCCAGGCTCTGCACTGCTGACTCTGTCCTATCTGGGCGCAGAGCGCGCTATCCCGAACTATAACGTGATGGGTCTGGCGAAAGCCTCTCTGGAAGCCAACGTTCGCTATATGGCTAACGCGATGGGTCCGGAAGGTGTGCGTGTCAACGCGATCTCCGCCGGTCCAATCCGTACTCTGGCAGCTTCCGGTATCAAAGATTTCCGTAAAATGCTGGCGCATTGCGAAGCGGTTACCCCGATTCGCCGTACCGTGACCATTGAAGATGTGGGCAACTCTGCAGCATTCCTGTGCTCTGACCTGTCTGCCGGTATCTCTGGTGAAGTCGTTCACGTTGACGGTGGCTTCAGCATCGCGGCAATGAACGAACTGGAACTGAAATAA